A single Filimonas effusa DNA region contains:
- a CDS encoding RNA polymerase sigma factor — translation MNTLTYIKELQERIAYHNDMKAYESLYKLLFPSLFRFSYSFTKNYQAAEEVVSDTFIKVWEMASQLHKIENLKAYLFTLTKNYSINQVTRSDKQVEYTIDSFAFDASITWRHPEDIFISGESVRRINQAINSLPPQCRIIFQLVKIEGLSYQETADVLELSLPTVRNQISIGIKKLLNSLPALQLTSPIFRDKN, via the coding sequence ATGAATACTCTTACCTATATTAAGGAACTACAAGAACGAATTGCTTATCATAATGACATGAAGGCTTACGAGTCTTTATATAAACTATTATTTCCCTCTCTTTTCCGTTTTAGTTATTCATTTACAAAGAATTACCAGGCTGCGGAGGAAGTTGTGTCCGACACATTTATCAAGGTTTGGGAAATGGCATCCCAGCTTCATAAAATAGAAAACCTGAAGGCTTACCTGTTTACATTAACCAAAAACTACTCTATCAACCAGGTCACCCGGAGCGATAAGCAGGTTGAATACACCATCGATAGTTTTGCGTTCGATGCCAGTATTACCTGGCGGCATCCTGAAGATATTTTCATATCGGGAGAATCGGTACGGCGTATCAACCAGGCTATCAACAGCCTTCCTCCGCAGTGCCGTATTATTTTTCAACTGGTAAAAATAGAAGGACTCTCCTACCAGGAAACAGCGGATGTACTGGAATTATCGCTTCCCACCGTGCGAAACCAGATATCCATCGGTATTAAAAAACTACTTAACTCCCTGCCCGCCTTACAATTAACGTCGCCTATTTTCAGGGACAAAAATTAA